One Hyphomicrobium sp. CS1GBMeth3 DNA window includes the following coding sequences:
- a CDS encoding VOC family protein: protein MRFANVATLLTYARAPAIAAVAALAAHATPALAEGCTTPAGTNVGTVWWSELLSTNPERTRAFYAGVAGWTPKVVSAEDTSRTPNEGEAEYTMFTNGVTEVAGSTPLETSDTRDTRPQWMTYIQVTDVDHAVFEALKNGGRILKAPFEQTSVGRMAIVADPDGIPVGLVTPTSRAPAH from the coding sequence ATGCGTTTTGCGAATGTTGCGACACTTCTCACGTACGCGCGCGCTCCCGCCATCGCCGCCGTCGCGGCGCTGGCGGCCCACGCCACCCCGGCCCTCGCCGAGGGCTGCACGACCCCGGCGGGCACCAACGTCGGCACCGTATGGTGGTCCGAGCTTCTGAGCACGAACCCGGAGCGCACGCGGGCGTTCTATGCCGGCGTCGCCGGCTGGACCCCGAAAGTCGTCTCGGCCGAGGACACGAGCCGTACACCCAACGAAGGGGAAGCGGAGTACACGATGTTCACGAATGGCGTGACCGAGGTCGCCGGCTCGACGCCGCTCGAGACCAGCGATACACGCGACACCCGTCCGCAGTGGATGACGTATATTCAGGTCACCGACGTCGACCACGCCGTGTTCGAGGCTCTGAAGAACGGCGGGCGAATTCTTAAAGCACCGTTTGAGCAGACCAGCGTGGGACGGATGGCGATCGTGGCCGACCCGGACGGCATACCGGTCGGGCTTGTCACACCAACTTCCAGGGCGCCGGCCCATTAA
- the bcsS gene encoding cellulose biosynthesis protein BcsS, with the protein MKKRVVTSTVGGLALALMSSVAHADGMPSLKDTVVEPAAPTWSGMYFGGSVGYGWNESKNRYRDSTGTRQVNDEDADGGLVSLVWGYDCQWDRFVFGGFVDVDWSDISRGSVGDGLTIDRSFSIGARIGALVTPNTLAFVTAGYTRAHFDNDGWWTIPDDTTPGTTIPGRSGAYFNGYFIGGGLETRLSGNFFLRGEVRYADFSSEISNAGTAGDGVTTYVDKEDPYIVTTRLGLIYKLGGREPWHGTSDGKYKVISYTGVDVAKDIWTIYSGNLFALNGDFERNGFLFRTFGFYSDYDLDAGTFEANAKDRSLDAMLGYLYYFGQFSAAAYVGMEVRDIDLSPEAQTVDETETGFKVAFELETVDSAPYYLGFDTSYSTAFDTYFALLRVGFNRDGWKYGPESEVWSEDGDTTWRLGAFLKLPVNILPNLPTELTLSGGHQWVDDDGDSDSFLAGAHGGEGAYFNSMIKIVY; encoded by the coding sequence ATGAAAAAACGCGTAGTTACGTCGACCGTGGGCGGCCTTGCGTTGGCACTCATGAGTAGCGTGGCGCATGCGGACGGAATGCCGTCGCTTAAGGACACGGTCGTCGAGCCCGCGGCTCCGACTTGGTCCGGCATGTACTTCGGCGGCAGCGTGGGCTACGGCTGGAACGAGTCGAAGAACCGCTATCGTGACTCCACGGGCACCCGACAGGTGAACGACGAAGACGCAGATGGCGGCTTAGTTTCGCTCGTCTGGGGCTACGATTGCCAGTGGGATCGGTTCGTCTTCGGCGGCTTCGTTGATGTCGACTGGTCCGACATTAGCCGCGGCAGCGTTGGCGACGGCCTGACGATCGATCGTTCGTTCTCCATCGGAGCCCGCATCGGCGCACTGGTGACGCCCAACACACTGGCCTTCGTTACCGCTGGCTACACCCGCGCCCACTTCGACAACGATGGCTGGTGGACGATCCCGGACGACACAACCCCCGGCACTACCATCCCGGGCCGGTCGGGCGCCTACTTCAACGGTTACTTCATTGGCGGCGGTCTCGAGACGCGCTTGAGCGGCAACTTCTTTCTACGCGGCGAAGTTCGCTACGCTGACTTCAGCTCAGAGATCTCAAACGCCGGTACCGCTGGCGACGGTGTAACGACCTACGTCGACAAGGAAGATCCCTACATCGTCACCACGCGTCTCGGCCTGATCTACAAGCTCGGCGGCCGCGAGCCGTGGCACGGCACGAGCGACGGCAAGTACAAGGTGATCAGCTACACGGGCGTCGACGTCGCCAAGGACATCTGGACCATCTACTCTGGTAACCTGTTCGCGCTCAACGGCGACTTCGAGCGCAACGGCTTCCTGTTCCGCACCTTCGGCTTCTACTCCGATTATGACCTGGATGCCGGAACCTTCGAGGCCAACGCAAAGGATCGCTCCCTCGATGCGATGCTCGGCTACCTCTATTACTTCGGCCAGTTCAGCGCCGCGGCCTATGTCGGTATGGAGGTCCGCGACATCGACCTCTCGCCCGAGGCTCAGACCGTCGACGAGACCGAAACCGGCTTCAAGGTCGCTTTCGAGCTCGAGACAGTCGACAGCGCCCCCTACTACCTCGGCTTCGACACCAGCTACTCGACGGCTTTCGACACCTACTTCGCCCTGCTGCGCGTCGGCTTCAACCGCGACGGCTGGAAGTATGGTCCTGAGAGCGAGGTCTGGAGCGAGGATGGCGACACGACTTGGCGTCTCGGTGCATTCCTCAAGCTTCCTGTCAACATCCTGCCGAACCTGCCGACCGAGCTGACGCTCAGCGGCGGCCATCAGTGGGTGGATGACGACGGCGATTCTGACAGTTTCCTCGCTGGAGCACACGGTGGCGAGGGCGCCTATTTCAACTCGATGATCAAGATCGTCTACTGA
- a CDS encoding DUF3365 domain-containing protein, producing MRPQAARAALLMLALPLTVGLASAQDDRIASARTATKALAEALQVQLGAAIKAGGLASAVTACNGLAPAVTKEAIEKSGLTVRRMALKVRNPANAPDAFERKILERFRDATAGGADPTTLEHAETVTENGHTAFRYMKAIPTAATPCLGCHGSDV from the coding sequence ATGAGACCGCAAGCCGCCCGCGCCGCATTGCTGATGCTTGCGCTTCCCCTAACGGTAGGGCTGGCCAGCGCGCAAGATGATCGCATCGCTTCAGCACGCACTGCGACCAAAGCCTTGGCTGAAGCCCTGCAAGTGCAGCTCGGCGCAGCCATCAAAGCCGGCGGGCTCGCGTCTGCCGTGACTGCCTGCAATGGCCTCGCCCCTGCCGTCACCAAGGAAGCAATCGAGAAAAGCGGCCTTACCGTGCGACGCATGGCTCTCAAGGTTCGCAACCCCGCCAATGCGCCGGACGCTTTCGAGCGCAAGATCCTGGAGCGCTTCCGCGACGCCACCGCGGGAGGCGCTGATCCCACCACGCTGGAACACGCCGAGACCGTCACCGAGAACGGCCACACAGCCTTCCGCTACATGAAGGCCATCCCGACGGCGGCAACGCCCTGCCTAGGCTGCCACGGCTCGGATGTTTAG
- a CDS encoding quinoprotein dehydrogenase-associated SoxYZ-like carrier: MGALIRDTWAGRWSAWASVAVVCLGAWSIPAEAAAEQDLWTSLRAEVFADRAIAENDGVVLIEAPDRAEDAALVPVTVRVPPDVKGALKSLTLIIDQNPAPVAVSLTFGPAAGEGGGERRFSTRVRIDTYSYVRAIVETADGQLHMASTFVKASGGCSAPAPKDIDGTSANLGKIVARSFEPALPATPLREAQVMIRHPNINGLQMDPVTRAYTPARFVRDVTVTRGSDLVFRTELSISISADPHFRFTYGNSGDGDFDVVAVDTDEAVFKGGTRHKGL, encoded by the coding sequence ATGGGCGCACTGATCCGCGACACGTGGGCTGGAAGATGGAGCGCATGGGCGAGCGTCGCCGTCGTGTGCCTTGGTGCCTGGAGCATCCCGGCAGAGGCCGCGGCCGAGCAGGATCTGTGGACGTCCCTGCGCGCCGAGGTCTTCGCGGACCGCGCGATTGCCGAGAACGACGGCGTAGTGCTGATCGAAGCGCCGGATCGGGCGGAGGATGCGGCGCTAGTGCCGGTCACGGTGCGGGTGCCTCCCGACGTCAAGGGAGCGCTCAAGTCTCTGACGCTGATCATCGACCAGAACCCGGCGCCAGTCGCCGTCTCGCTGACGTTCGGCCCGGCTGCAGGCGAGGGCGGTGGCGAGCGCCGCTTCTCGACGCGCGTGCGCATCGATACCTATTCCTATGTTCGCGCTATCGTCGAGACCGCGGACGGTCAGCTGCACATGGCGTCGACGTTCGTGAAAGCGTCGGGTGGCTGCTCGGCTCCGGCGCCCAAGGACATCGATGGAACGAGCGCAAACCTTGGCAAGATCGTCGCGCGCAGCTTCGAGCCCGCGCTCCCGGCAACGCCGCTCCGGGAAGCTCAGGTCATGATCCGTCACCCCAACATCAACGGGCTGCAGATGGATCCGGTCACGCGCGCTTACACGCCGGCCCGCTTCGTCCGGGACGTGACCGTGACGCGCGGCAGCGATCTCGTGTTCCGCACCGAGCTCAGCATCTCGATCTCGGCGGATCCGCATTTCCGCTTCACGTACGGCAATTCCGGCGATGGCGATTTCGACGTCGTGGCGGTTGATACGGACGAAGCGGTGTTCAAGGGTGGGACGCGGCACAAAGGGCTATGA
- a CDS encoding quinoprotein relay system zinc metallohydrolase 2: MTLSNARIAALQRRTFLAAALASVVAPALRPVRAWASSELAVTEIAPGVFVHQGLYEEQSPKNRGDIANAGFIVGREAVAVIDTLGSFKVGQELRAAIRRHTDKPIRYVINTHMHPDHVLGNAAFKEDQPAFVGHFKLERALAMRSESYLATNRTLLGDEAFAGTEIVLPTVSVQDRQTIDLGGRSLVLEAQKTAHTDNDLIVTDTTTDTLFMGDLLFSVHVPTIDGSITGWLALLDKIAARKAARVVPGHGPHAMPFPDALAPQKRYLATVADDVRKLIRDNKTLSEASKTAGLSERGNWQLFDSYHVRNVTTAFAELEWE; this comes from the coding sequence ATGACGCTTTCGAACGCGCGCATTGCCGCCTTGCAGCGCAGGACATTTCTTGCGGCTGCCTTGGCGTCCGTAGTGGCGCCCGCTTTGCGGCCTGTCCGGGCTTGGGCGTCGTCCGAGCTTGCGGTGACGGAGATCGCGCCCGGGGTGTTCGTGCACCAGGGGCTCTACGAGGAGCAGTCGCCCAAGAACCGCGGTGATATTGCAAACGCCGGCTTTATCGTGGGGCGCGAGGCGGTTGCGGTCATCGATACGCTGGGCAGCTTCAAGGTTGGGCAGGAGCTACGGGCCGCGATCCGGCGCCATACGGATAAGCCGATCCGCTACGTCATCAACACGCACATGCATCCCGATCATGTGCTCGGCAACGCCGCGTTCAAAGAGGACCAGCCGGCGTTCGTCGGGCACTTCAAGCTCGAGCGCGCTCTCGCCATGCGCTCGGAGAGCTATCTCGCCACCAACAGGACGCTGCTCGGAGACGAAGCGTTCGCAGGTACGGAGATCGTGCTGCCAACCGTTTCCGTGCAGGATCGCCAAACGATCGATCTGGGCGGGCGCAGCCTGGTGCTGGAAGCCCAGAAGACCGCGCATACCGACAACGACCTCATCGTCACGGATACGACGACCGATACTCTCTTTATGGGCGACCTCCTGTTCTCGGTGCACGTGCCGACGATCGACGGCTCCATCACGGGCTGGCTGGCGCTGCTCGACAAGATTGCAGCCCGCAAGGCAGCGCGCGTGGTGCCGGGACATGGACCGCACGCCATGCCGTTCCCGGACGCGCTCGCGCCGCAGAAGCGTTATCTTGCGACGGTAGCGGACGACGTGCGCAAGCTCATTCGGGATAACAAGACCCTCAGCGAAGCGAGCAAGACGGCGGGCCTTTCGGAGCGGGGCAACTGGCAACTCTTCGATAGCTACCATGTTCGCAACGTCACGACCGCCTTCGCCGAGCTCGAATGGGAATGA
- a CDS encoding mannose-1-phosphate guanylyltransferase/mannose-6-phosphate isomerase codes for MSTTSIIPVILSGGSGTRLWPLSRSMYPKQFVSGLNGEKASLLSAALARLAPDAGFSAPIVICNNDHRFLVREHAEQSGVVLDTVVLEPVARNTAPAITVAALLAAKRDPEAVLAVMPSDHVIADAATFAEAVRRAADVAREGRIVLFGITPTEPHTGYGYIRKGEARSDGADAAFDVEGFYEKPDTATAERYLADGGYLWNSGIFVFRADTFLAEVARLDNRILVAARTALDKAAEDIGFLRLETTAFAKGPGISVDHAIMEKTDKAAVLPLSVGWSDLGSWSSLWEAAPHDADGNFIQGDALIEDTSNCYIRSESALISTIGVDNLVIVETPDTVLVADKSRSQDVAHFVARLRAAGRKEHEQNLRNYRPWGFFETLNIGARFQVKLLHVKPGGILSMQMHHHRSEHWVVVQGTARVTVDGTEQLVRENESVYITATQWHRLENPGKVPLELIEVQIGTYLGEDDIIRTDDIYNRAAEETR; via the coding sequence ATGTCCACGACATCCATCATCCCGGTCATCCTGTCCGGCGGCTCGGGCACGCGGCTGTGGCCTCTGTCGCGCTCGATGTACCCGAAGCAATTCGTCAGCGGCTTGAACGGCGAGAAGGCGAGTCTTCTGTCTGCCGCTCTGGCGCGCTTGGCGCCGGACGCCGGCTTCTCCGCTCCCATCGTCATCTGTAACAACGACCATCGCTTCCTCGTGCGAGAGCACGCCGAGCAATCAGGCGTCGTGCTCGACACCGTCGTGCTCGAGCCTGTTGCGCGCAACACCGCGCCCGCGATCACGGTCGCCGCGCTTCTGGCCGCAAAACGCGATCCCGAGGCGGTCCTCGCCGTGATGCCCTCCGATCATGTCATTGCCGACGCGGCGACCTTCGCGGAAGCGGTGCGCCGCGCGGCGGACGTCGCGCGCGAAGGACGCATCGTACTGTTCGGGATTACACCCACCGAGCCGCACACCGGCTACGGCTATATTCGCAAGGGCGAAGCACGCTCCGACGGCGCCGACGCGGCGTTCGATGTCGAAGGGTTCTACGAGAAGCCGGACACCGCAACTGCCGAGCGATATCTCGCCGACGGCGGCTACCTCTGGAACAGCGGCATCTTCGTCTTCCGCGCCGACACCTTCCTCGCCGAGGTCGCCCGCCTCGACAACCGCATCCTCGTCGCCGCACGCACCGCGCTCGACAAGGCGGCGGAGGACATCGGTTTCCTGCGGCTCGAGACGACGGCCTTTGCCAAGGGGCCCGGCATCTCCGTCGACCATGCCATTATGGAGAAGACCGACAAGGCGGCCGTGCTGCCGCTGTCCGTCGGCTGGAGCGACCTCGGCTCCTGGTCGTCGCTCTGGGAGGCGGCCCCGCACGATGCGGATGGCAACTTCATACAAGGCGACGCGCTGATCGAGGACACGAGCAACTGCTACATCAGAAGCGAGAGCGCGCTCATTTCCACCATCGGTGTCGACAATCTCGTGATCGTCGAAACCCCCGATACCGTACTCGTCGCCGACAAATCCCGCTCGCAGGATGTCGCACACTTCGTGGCGAGGCTGAGAGCCGCGGGCCGCAAGGAGCACGAGCAGAACCTCCGGAACTATCGGCCCTGGGGGTTCTTCGAAACGCTCAACATCGGCGCTCGCTTCCAGGTGAAGCTGCTTCACGTCAAGCCCGGCGGCATCCTGTCCATGCAGATGCACCACCATCGCTCGGAGCACTGGGTCGTGGTGCAGGGAACCGCACGTGTAACCGTCGACGGAACCGAGCAGTTGGTACGCGAGAACGAGAGCGTCTACATCACCGCCACCCAGTGGCATCGCCTCGAAAACCCCGGCAAGGTCCCTCTGGAGCTGATCGAAGTGCAGATCGGCACCTACCTCGGCGAGGACGACATCATCCGCACCGACGACATCTACAATCGCGCGGCCGAGGAAACCCGCTGA
- a CDS encoding polymer-forming cytoskeletal protein: protein MSGSSTLPPLQIPRQAILEGNITYPGSLVLGGTIRGDVRCTSIVVTERGVVEGSICANTATIMGEAHGSIYAEQVTLKTACSVAGEIFHKNLSLENGCYFEGKSRRVANPIGLADWERQEQDTVIGLLR, encoded by the coding sequence ATGAGTGGAAGCTCGACCCTGCCTCCTCTTCAGATCCCCCGCCAAGCAATCCTCGAAGGCAACATCACATATCCAGGAAGTCTAGTCTTAGGCGGCACGATACGCGGTGACGTCCGGTGCACCAGTATCGTGGTCACGGAGCGAGGCGTTGTCGAAGGCTCCATCTGCGCCAACACCGCAACGATCATGGGCGAGGCTCACGGATCCATCTACGCCGAGCAGGTCACGCTGAAGACAGCGTGCTCCGTCGCCGGCGAGATCTTTCACAAAAACCTCTCCCTGGAGAACGGCTGCTACTTCGAGGGAAAATCGCGGCGCGTCGCCAATCCGATCGGCCTGGCTGACTGGGAAAGGCAAGAGCAGGACACGGTGATAGGTCTGCTCCGCTAG
- the selD gene encoding selenide, water dikinase SelD, translating into MNAPQVRLTSLAHGGGCGCKLAPSMLQKILADTSTAGPFRELLVGTETGDDAAVWQLDTDTCIIATTDFFMPMVDDPFDFGRIAATNAISDVYAMGGKPIMALAILGMPIDKITPDTVRQILAGGSAVCADAGIPVAGGHSIDCPEPVYGLAVIGTCRPEHVRRNADAKPGDALILTKAIGVGVYSAAIKKGALPASGYTDMIATTTQLNRIGTELAKLPEVHAITDVTGFGLLGHALEIARGSKAALTIKSADVPLLPSAVSLAQKGFVTGASERNWASYGQEVRLPVDCPDWRRKLLTDPQTSGGLLVSCEGAAVDTILQIIIDAGFDAARRIGQVEAGAGVSVL; encoded by the coding sequence ATGAATGCCCCTCAAGTTCGGTTGACATCGCTTGCGCATGGCGGCGGCTGCGGATGTAAACTCGCACCCTCCATGCTGCAGAAGATCCTGGCAGATACGTCGACCGCAGGACCCTTCCGCGAGCTTCTCGTCGGCACCGAGACCGGCGACGATGCTGCCGTGTGGCAGCTCGACACCGATACGTGCATCATTGCGACGACCGACTTCTTCATGCCGATGGTCGACGATCCGTTCGATTTCGGACGCATCGCCGCGACGAACGCCATCTCGGATGTCTATGCCATGGGCGGCAAGCCCATCATGGCGCTTGCGATCCTCGGCATGCCCATTGACAAGATCACGCCCGATACCGTGCGCCAAATCCTGGCGGGCGGCTCGGCAGTCTGTGCCGACGCCGGCATTCCGGTCGCCGGCGGCCACTCCATCGACTGCCCCGAGCCGGTCTACGGTCTCGCGGTAATCGGTACGTGCCGTCCTGAGCACGTGCGACGCAACGCCGACGCCAAGCCTGGCGATGCGCTGATCCTGACCAAGGCCATCGGTGTCGGCGTCTATTCCGCTGCGATCAAGAAGGGCGCCCTGCCGGCATCCGGTTACACGGATATGATAGCGACGACGACGCAGCTCAATCGCATAGGCACGGAGCTTGCGAAGCTGCCGGAGGTTCACGCCATCACGGACGTTACGGGTTTCGGCCTGCTCGGGCACGCGCTGGAAATCGCGCGCGGATCGAAAGCCGCCCTGACGATCAAGTCGGCCGACGTGCCGCTACTACCCTCTGCCGTTTCCCTCGCCCAGAAAGGGTTCGTCACTGGGGCTTCCGAGCGCAACTGGGCGAGCTACGGTCAGGAGGTCCGTCTGCCGGTAGACTGCCCCGATTGGCGACGCAAGCTCCTGACCGATCCTCAAACTTCTGGCGGGCTCCTGGTCTCCTGCGAGGGCGCGGCCGTCGACACGATCCTGCAAATCATCATCGATGCCGGCTTTGATGCGGCGCGGCGCATTGGCCAAGTCGAAGCTGGAGCTGGCGTTTCGGTGCTGTAG
- a CDS encoding transglutaminase domain-containing protein — translation MSRRDVLKAGAAISVLAAFPSVPVHAAFAPRPGTWRNFELVTRVTIAEPTGFMQGWIPLPAFSDPIWFKPAGSTWETNAKTAEIVRDPKYDAEMLHVVWAEGENAPVVEIKSTFATQSRAVDLTKPTGPHTLSDAERALYLAATELIPVDGIVKETSDRLTAGAKSDLDKAQLIYGWIVEATYRDPATRGCGLGDVASMLESGNLGGKCADLNALFVGLARAAGLPARDIYGLRVAPSEFGYRSLGTKNEVVTKAQHCRAEVFLADFGWVPADPADVRKVILEEPPGNLPLTDDKVVQARSALFGSWEGNWLAYNTAHDIALPGSQAPKLGFLMYPQAEVRGMLLDCLDADTFTYAITARELAI, via the coding sequence TTGAGCAGACGCGATGTCTTGAAGGCCGGTGCCGCCATCTCGGTGCTCGCGGCATTTCCAAGTGTGCCGGTGCACGCCGCGTTCGCGCCGCGGCCGGGTACGTGGCGCAACTTTGAACTTGTGACCCGTGTGACAATTGCCGAACCGACCGGCTTCATGCAGGGCTGGATCCCGCTCCCGGCATTTTCGGATCCGATCTGGTTCAAGCCCGCGGGTAGCACCTGGGAGACCAACGCGAAGACCGCCGAGATCGTCAGGGATCCCAAATACGACGCCGAGATGCTGCACGTCGTGTGGGCGGAAGGCGAGAACGCACCCGTTGTCGAGATCAAGAGCACGTTCGCCACGCAGAGCCGCGCGGTCGATCTCACGAAGCCTACAGGCCCGCACACTCTCTCTGACGCCGAGCGCGCACTCTACCTCGCCGCCACCGAACTTATTCCGGTTGACGGCATCGTGAAGGAGACGTCGGACCGGCTCACCGCGGGCGCCAAGAGCGATCTCGATAAGGCACAGCTCATATACGGGTGGATCGTGGAAGCGACCTACCGCGATCCCGCGACGCGCGGATGTGGCCTTGGCGACGTCGCAAGCATGCTGGAATCCGGCAACCTCGGTGGCAAATGCGCGGATCTCAACGCGCTATTCGTTGGCCTCGCCCGCGCCGCCGGACTACCGGCCAGAGACATCTATGGCCTGCGAGTGGCCCCTTCGGAGTTCGGCTACAGGAGCCTCGGAACCAAGAACGAGGTCGTCACCAAGGCCCAGCATTGCCGCGCCGAGGTCTTTCTTGCCGACTTCGGATGGGTTCCCGCCGATCCCGCCGACGTGCGCAAGGTCATTCTCGAGGAGCCGCCGGGAAATCTGCCGCTCACCGACGACAAGGTCGTGCAGGCCCGGTCCGCGCTCTTCGGATCGTGGGAGGGCAACTGGCTTGCTTACAACACCGCCCACGACATCGCCCTTCCGGGCTCCCAGGCACCCAAGCTCGGCTTCCTCATGTATCCGCAGGCGGAGGTTCGCGGCATGCTGCTCGATTGCCTCGACGCGGACACGTTCACGTACGCGATCACGGCGCGCGAGCTCGCCATCTAA